A region from the Vanacampus margaritifer isolate UIUO_Vmar chromosome 5, RoL_Vmar_1.0, whole genome shotgun sequence genome encodes:
- the prss59 gene encoding thymus-specific serine protease: protein MLGAVVYVNMVSPNNIFVVCKFTFLFAVFVVGEGRLKGFGRFFELERHVSDEQWFIQKLDHFNGADGRVWKQRYFVNDAFYKPDGPVFLMIGGEGPANPAWMQHGTWLTYAEKVGAICFMLEHRFYGKSHPTVDLSTENLRFLSSRQALADLAHFRTVMAETQGLVNKKWVAFGGSYPGSLAAWFRLKYPHLVHASVATSAPIHATVNFPEYLEVVGRSLASEDTDCPLVVKKASDTLLERLSDPATYDNITKDFNLCSKLEVQTETDSAYFLEMLAGNFMDVVQYNEDNRGFEGVVGTNITIKVLCGVMADTSLGDPYARYAAVAHLMMDTFSMKCLDVSFNNNLRDMTNTSWDGPAAGGGRQWVYQTCTEFGFYQSTDSPNQPFAGFPLEYHVKQCADFYNISAEQLAEAVAETNEYYGSYDVHGATRIVFPNGSIDPWHALGITQDIRADLPAVFIKGTAHCANMYPASSEDLLQLTLARDQIFLHLQQWLTQ from the exons ATGCTCGGTGCTGTGGTTTATGTCAACATGGTTTCGCCGAATAACATATTTGTTGTTTGTaaatttacttttctttttgctgTCTTTGTGGTTGGAGAGGGACGATTGAAGGGTTTTGGTCGTTTTTTTGAATTGGAGCGACATGTGTCCGACGAACAATGGTTCATACAAAAACTAGATCACTTCAATGGAGCAGACGGCAGAGTGTGGAAGCAG AGGTACTTTGTAAATGATGCCTTCTACAAGCCGGATGGGCCGGTGTTTCTTATGATCGGTGGAGAAGGTCCAGCCAATCCAGCATGGATGCAACATGGTACATGGCTCACCTATGCAGAGAAAGTGGGAGCCATTTGCTTCATGTTAGAACATCGCTTCTATGGAAAGAGTCACCCAACAGT TGACCTGAGCACAGAGAACCTGAGGTTCCTCAGTAGCCGCCAGGCTTTGGCCGACTTGGCCCACTTTCGTACTGTGATGGCTGAGACCCAAGGATTGGTCAACAAGAAGTGGGTGGCCTTCGGGGGGTCATATCCTGGTTCTTTAGCAGCATGGTTCAGGCTGAAGTATCCTCATCTGGTGCATGCCTCTGTGGCCACCAGTGCACCAATTCATGCCACAGTCAACTTTCCAG AGTACTTGGAGGTTGTGGGGCGCTCACTGGCTTCAGAGGACACTGACTGTCCTCTCGTAGTAAAAAAGGCTTCAGATACCCTATTAGAGCGACTCAGTGACCCTGCAACCTATGACAACATCACCAAAGACTTCAA CTTGTGTTCCAAACTAGAGGTTCAGACAGAGACAGACTCTGCCTATTTCCTGGAAATGCTTGCTGGCAACTTCATGGATGTGGTCCAGTATAATGAAGACAACAGGGGTTTTGAG GGTGTTGTGGGCACCAACATCACAATCAAGGTGCTATGTGGGGTGATGGCAGACACATCACTCGGAGACCCGTATGCCCGATATGCCGCTGTGGCCCACCTCATGATGGACACCTTTTCAATGAAATGTCTGGACGTCAGCTTCAACAACAATCTGAGAGACATGACTAATACATCCTGGGATGGGCCAGCCGCAGGAGGAG GGAGACAGTGGGTCTACCAGACCTGCACTGAATTTGGATTTTATCAAAGCACTGATTCTCCCAACCAGCCGTTTGCTGGCTTCCCTCTGGA GTATCACGTGAAACAGTGTGCAGACTTCTACAATATTAGTGCTGAGCAACTTGCAGAGGCTGTGGCTGAGACCAATGAGTATTATGGTAGCTACGATGTCCACGGCGCCACCAGAATAGTTTTCCCTAATGGGTCCATTGACCCCTGGCATGCACTGGGCATCACACAAGACATCAGGGCTGACCTTCCGGCTGTTTTCATCAAAG GAACAGCCCACTGTGCCAACATGTACCCTGCCAGCTCAGAGGATCTTCTCCAACTAACACTTGCCAGAGATCAAATCTTCTTACATCTGCAACAATGGTTGACTCAATAG
- the psmd2 gene encoding 26S proteasome non-ATPase regulatory subunit 2: MEDSKNKEKKVAGKSDENEKNKEKDSQPAGKDKEKKEEQELSEEDKQLQEDLEMMVERLGEKDTALYRPALEELRRQIRSSTTSMTSVPKPLKFLRPHYGKLKDIFEGMAPGQNKHFCADVVSVLAMTMSGERECLKYRLLGSQEELASWGHEYVRHLAGEVAKEWQEVEENDKSQQETLLKLVKEIVPYNMAHNAEHEACDLLMEIERLDMLEDYIDENAYGKVCLYLTSCVSYVPEPENSALLRCALKIFRKFNRHPEALRLALMLNDVELVENIFTSCKDIVIQKQMSFMLGRHGMFLELNEDVEDYEDLTEIMSNVQLNSNFLALARELDIMEPKVPDDIYKTHLENNRFGGSGSQVDSARMNLASSFVNGFVNAAFGQDKLLTDDGNKWLYKNKDHGMLSAAASLGMILLWDVDGGLTQIDKYLYSSEDYIKSGALLACGIVNSGVRNECDPALALLSDYVLHNSNTMRIGAIFGLGLAYAGSNREDVLSLLLPVMGDSKSSMEVVGVTALACGMIAVGSCNGDVTSTIVQTIMEKNEQELKDTYARWLPLGLGLNHLGKGEAIETTLAALQVVPEPFRSFANTLVDICAYAGSGNVLKVQQLLHICSEHYEAKEKEKEDDKDKKDKKDKDKKETADMGSHQGVAVLGIALIAMGEEIGSEMALRTFGHLLRYGEPTLRRAVPLALALISVSNPRLNILDTLSKFSHDADPEVSHNSIFAMGMVGSGTNNARLAAMLRQLAQYHAKDPNNLFMVRLAQGLTHLGKGTLTLCPYHSDRQLMSQVAVAGLLTVLVSFLDVKNIILGKSHYILYGLVAAMQPRMLVTFDEELRPLPVSVRVGQAVDVVGQAGKPKAITGFQTHTTPVLLAHGERAELATEEYLPVTPILEGFVILRKNPNYET, translated from the exons ATGGAGGACtccaaaaacaaagagaagaAGGTGGCCGGAAAATCTGATGAGAATGAAAAGAACAAAGAAAAGGACTCACAGCCTGCAGGAAAGGATAAAGAGAAGAAAGAGGAGCAAGAATTG tctgaGGAAGATAAGCAGTTACAAGAGGATTTGGAGATGATGGTGGAGAGACTGGGC GAGAAGGACACAGCGTTGTACCGTCCTGCATTGGAAGAGCTGCGCAGGCAGATTCGCTCTTCAACCACCTCCATGACATCAGTACCCAAGCCTCTAAAATTTTTGCGCCCACATTATGGCAAGCTTAAAGACATCTTTGAAGGCATGGCTCCTGGGCAAAACAAG catttttgtgcAGATGTGGTGTCGGTGTTGGCCATGACTATGAGTGGGGAGAGGGAGTGCCTCAAGTATCGCCTGTTGGGCTCCCAGGAAGAACTGGCTTCCTGGGGACACGAATATGTTAG ACACCTGGCTGGCGAGGTGGCAAAAGAGTGGCAGGAAGTGGAAGAGAATGATAAGTCCCAGCAGGAGACGTTGCTGAAGCTGGTGAAGGAAATTGTACCTTACAACATGGCACACAATGCTGAGCATGAGGCTTGTGACCTGTTGATGGAAATTGAGAGGCTCGACATGCTAGAGGACTACATTGATGAGAATGCCTATGGCAAGGTTTGTCTCTACCTCACAAG TTGTGTGAGCTATGTTCCGGAGCCAGAAAACTCTGCATTGCTGCGGTGCGCCTTGAAGATCTTCAGGAAGTTCAACCGTCATCCCGAGGCTCTGCGTTTGGCCCTGATGCTCAATGATGTGGAGCTTGTAGAAAACATCTTCACATCCTGCAAAGACAT AGTTATTCAGAAGCAGATGTCCTTCATGCTTGGTCGCCATGGCATGTTCTTGGAGCTTAATGAGGATGTAGAGGATTATGAAGACCTGACAGAGATCATGTCCAATGTGCAGCTCAACAGCAATTTCTTGGCTTTGGCCAGGGAG TTGGACATCATGGAACCCAAAGTCCCAGATGACATCTACAAAACACACCTTGAAAATAACA ggTTTGGAGGTAGTGGCTCCCAGGTGGACTCAGCCCGTATGAACTTGGCCTCTTCCTTTGTGAATGGCTTTGTTAATGCAGCATTTGGACAGGATAAACTATTAACAGATGATGGCAACAAATGGTTGTACAAGAACAAGGATCATg GCATGTTGAGCGCCGCAGCCTCTCTTGGGATGATCTTGCTGTGGGATGTGGATGGTGGCCTAACCCAGATTGATAAATATCTTTACTCATCTGAGGACTACATAAAG TCTGGTGCTCTCCTTGCCTGTGGCATCGTAAACTCGGGTGTAAGAAATGAATGTGACCCAGCACTTGCCCTGCTCTCAGACTATGTCCTCCATAACAGTAACACCATGAGGATAGGTGCCATTTTTGG ATTGGGTCTGGCTTATGCTGGCTCCAATAGAGAAGATGTTCTGTCCCTGCTTCTGCCTGTCATGGGAGACTCAAAATCCAGCATGGAG GTGGTTGGAGTGACCGCGTTGGCGTGTGGTATGATCGCTGTGGGGTCGTGTAACGGTGATGTGACCTCCACCATTGTGCAGACCATCATGGAGAAGAACGAACAGGAGCTGAAAGACACATATGCTCGCTGGCTCCCTCTTGGTTTAGGACTCAACCACttgg GTAAAGGGGAGGCCATTGAGACAACTCTGGCAGCTCTCCAAGTTGTTCCTGAACCTTTCCGCAGCTTTGCCAACACGCTAGTCGATATCTGTGCTTATGCAG GTTCAGGCAATGTGTTGAAGGTGCAGCAGCTTCTCCACATATGCAGTGAGCACTATGAGGccaaggaaaaggaaaaagaggACGACAAGGACAAGAAagataaaaaagacaaagataAGAAAGAAACAGCTGACATGGGCTCCCACCAG GGGGTAGCTGTTCTTGGTATTGCACTCATAGCTATGGGGGAGGAGATTGGCTCTGAAATGGCACTGCGGACGTTTGGACATCTG CTGCGATATGGTGAGCCCACTCTGAGGCGAGCGGTGCCTCTTGCTCTGGCTCTCATCTCTGTGTCCAACCCTCGTTTGAACATTTTGGACACCCTCAGCAAGTTTTCCCACGATGCTGACCCCGAGGTCTCACACAACTCAATCTTCGCCATGGGCATGGTGGGCAGTG GAACAAATAACGCTCGCCTGGCTGCAATGCTGCGGCAGCTGGCACAGTATCATGCCAAAGACCCTAACAATCTCTTCATGGTTCGACTGGCCCAG GGTCTGACTCACCTGGGTAAAGGCACACTCACACTCTGTCCCTACCATAGCGACAGGCAGTTGATGAGTCAGGTTGCTGTGGCTGGGCTCCTCACTGTGCTTGTCTCCTTCCTCGATGTCAAGAACA TAATCCTGGGGAAATCTCACTACATTCTTTACGGCTTGGTAGCAGCCATGCAGCCACGTATGCTAGTCACCTTTGATGAGGAACTTCGACCGCTGCCCGTTTCTGTCAGAGTTGGTCAG GCTGTGGACGTTGTGGGCCAAGCAGGCAAACCCAAGGCCATCACAGGTTTCCAGACCCACACCACACCAGTTTTGCTGGCACATGGAGAGAGAGCAGAGTTGGCAACAGAGGAGTACTTACCTGTCACACCCATCCTGGAAGGCTTTGTTATTCTTCGCAAGAACCCTAACTACGAAACTTAG
- the serpine2 gene encoding glia-derived nexin encodes MRYLALLVLYALVTLCFYTSALSQVSYGERGSDVGIRVFQQVVRSKPLDNVVLSPHGVASVLGMLLPGGYGETRKQIVGALRYKKNGPFRMLKKLHKTLTAKSKDVVLIANGMFSQEGFPMQKRFVDTNKANFQAESRSMDFSDPQGASDKINAWVTNKTRGHIKSLIKADMLDSALTRLVIINAIYFKGLWKYRFLPENTKMRPFTGGDGNVFKVPMMSQLSLFNIGVATTPQEVKYKVIELPYHGNTTSMLIVLPTEEDTPLSDIIPHINTAIVQSWRKLMHMRKVHLLIPKFAADIEVDLKNPLSALGITDMFRKDKADFRNLSAEPVYVSTALQKAKIVVNEDGTKAAAATAAVLMARSSPPWVAVDRPFLFLIRHNTTGTLLFMGQINQP; translated from the exons ATGAGGTACCTGGCATTGCTGGTTCTGTATGCACTGGTGACCCTGTGCTTCTATACAAGTGCACTGTCCCAAGTTTCTTACGGCGAACGGGGATCAGATGTTGGTATTCGGGTGTTTCAGCAAGTCGTCCGCTCCAAACCGCTGGATAATGTGGTCCTTTCACCTCATGGAGTGGCCTCTGTCCTTGGCATGCTGCTACCAGGAGGTTATGGGGAAACCCGCAAGCAAATTGTTGGTGCTCTCCGATACAAGAAAAATG GACCTTTCAGAATGTTAAAGAAACTGCACAAGACTTTGACCGCTAAATCCAAAGATGTCGTTCTCATTGCCAATGGCATGTTCAGCCAAGAGGGCTTCCCCATGCAAaagagatttgttgacaccaacAAAGCAAACTTCCAGGCTGAGAGCAGAAGCATGGACTTCAGTGACCCACAAGGGGCATCAGATAAGATCAATGCCTGGGTCACTAACAAAACCAGAG GTCACATCAAAAGCCTGATCAAAGCCGATATGCTGGATTCTGCCCTGACCCGCCTGGTCATTATTAACGCCATCTACTTCAAAGGCTTATGGAAGTACCGCTTCCTGCCTGAAAACACCAAGATGAGGCCCTTCACTGGGGGCGATGGCAATGTATTTAAAGTTCCTATGATGTCTCAGCTATCACTCTTCAACATTG GCGTGGCCACAACTCCTCAGGAGGTGAAATATAAGGTGATCGAACTGCCCTATCATGGAAACACGACCAGCATGCTGATTGTTCTACCCACTGAGGAGGACACGCCTCTGTCCGACATCATCCCTCACATTAACACCGCCATTGTGCAGAGTTGGAGAAAACTAATGCACATGCGCAAAGTACACCTACTCAtccccaa GTTTGCTGCTGATATTGAGGTAGACTTAAAGAACCCCTTGTCAGCACTGGGAATTACAGACATGTTCCGTAAGGACAAAGCAGACTTCAGAAATCTGA GTGCAGAGCCTGTATATGTCTCTACGGCCCTCCAGAAAGCCAAAATTGTGGTGAATGAAGATGGAACAAAAGCAGCAGCTGCCACTG CGGCAGTGTTGATGGCTCGGTCCTCTCCTCCTTGGGTTGCAGTGGACAGACCTTTCCTCTTCCTTATTCGGCATAACACAACTG